A single region of the Candidatus Atribacteria bacterium ADurb.Bin276 genome encodes:
- a CDS encoding putative ABC transporter-binding protein precursor, whose amino-acid sequence MFGFSKSKWCTKKTAFFLTVMIIFLVLTPLASATKIQWLAHPVHFAVTGDGELLKQFQEKTGIEVVPVLYGVDVIMEKAMMEMLSGSSTFDVISLSNTTWRNDLGSDVFLELDSRISEIEDYDDYVPGLIEAFRAADGKLVALPIRSGAAMLHYREDLYNEYGLAVPVTIDEFVSNAQALTKDTTGDGVVDVYGYAFMGKEGSQLIDDFESWLYPHGGAFFDGDKVVVNNEAGVEAAALLTDLLNVYKVVPAGTLSYTSSEVKTAMQEGLAAMTTLWWQYNIDWNKPELSKIAGNARMAKLPQKPDKGLGYGHMGCWAVFIDKNCKEVDAAWEFIKFISSAEAQKYMVARGNGPTRLSSFQSEEFINAVGPEAAQIIADVYAVGKMPSPSPIFPEARETVARELHQAFTGAKTPKQAMDDAASAIQKLIQ is encoded by the coding sequence ATGTTTGGTTTTTCTAAATCGAAATGGTGTACCAAAAAGACAGCGTTTTTCCTTACGGTTATGATCATTTTCCTGGTTTTAACCCCTTTGGCTTCAGCGACTAAAATTCAATGGTTGGCCCACCCAGTTCATTTCGCTGTTACCGGTGATGGTGAGTTGCTCAAGCAATTCCAGGAAAAGACTGGAATTGAAGTAGTACCGGTGCTCTACGGAGTAGACGTCATCATGGAGAAAGCCATGATGGAAATGCTATCGGGAAGCAGCACCTTTGATGTTATCTCCTTATCCAACACGACTTGGCGCAACGATTTAGGATCGGATGTCTTCCTTGAACTTGATTCCCGCATTTCTGAAATTGAGGATTATGATGATTACGTACCCGGTCTCATCGAAGCCTTCCGGGCTGCAGACGGAAAATTGGTTGCTTTGCCGATCAGATCCGGCGCAGCTATGCTTCATTATCGAGAAGATCTCTATAATGAATACGGATTAGCAGTGCCAGTAACCATAGATGAATTTGTTAGCAATGCTCAAGCTCTCACCAAGGATACAACTGGAGATGGGGTTGTGGATGTGTATGGATACGCCTTCATGGGAAAAGAGGGATCTCAGCTTATTGATGATTTTGAAAGCTGGCTTTATCCCCATGGCGGTGCTTTTTTTGATGGTGACAAGGTTGTAGTGAATAATGAAGCCGGTGTCGAAGCCGCCGCTTTACTGACCGATCTTCTCAATGTCTATAAGGTGGTTCCCGCCGGAACCCTTTCCTATACCTCCAGTGAAGTCAAAACTGCCATGCAGGAAGGACTGGCTGCAATGACCACCCTGTGGTGGCAATATAATATTGATTGGAACAAACCAGAACTTTCTAAAATCGCTGGTAATGCACGAATGGCTAAACTTCCGCAAAAACCCGATAAAGGATTGGGATATGGGCATATGGGTTGCTGGGCAGTATTTATTGATAAAAACTGCAAAGAAGTCGATGCTGCTTGGGAATTCATTAAGTTTATCTCCAGTGCTGAAGCCCAAAAATACATGGTCGCTCGTGGAAATGGTCCAACTCGTTTGTCAAGCTTCCAGAGTGAGGAATTTATCAATGCAGTAGGACCAGAAGCCGCTCAGATCATTGCCGATGTGTACGCCGTCGGGAAAATGCCTTCTCCCTCTCCAATCTTCCCCGAGGCTCGTGAAACAGTCGCTCGTGAGCTTCATCAAGCATTTACCGGTGCCAAAACCCCCAAACAGGCAA
- a CDS encoding putative ABC transporter ATP-binding protein, producing MLQIEHLKVEVGNEVILKDVNLTIGEGEIHILLGPNGAGKTTLLMAIMGMPGYTILDGRIIFQGKDITSLSVEERSQLGIGMAFQKMPTIPGVQLQTLGNLIIEKHKNSLSVDEVSKKLNCGSLLSRSIGQGFSGGEAKRAELFQLLLHRPIFSMIDEPESGVDLDNISLVGNALQELFERQLVKTKKRSGLIITHTGFILDYLNAEMGHVLMNGRIICQGNPRDIFSDIKLHGYEACARCER from the coding sequence ATGCTTCAGATTGAACATTTAAAAGTTGAGGTAGGTAACGAGGTCATTTTGAAAGACGTGAATCTTACCATTGGTGAAGGTGAAATTCATATCTTACTCGGTCCGAATGGAGCTGGAAAAACAACTTTATTGATGGCTATCATGGGGATGCCAGGATATACTATTTTAGATGGGCGGATAATTTTTCAGGGAAAAGACATAACTTCTCTGAGTGTTGAGGAACGTTCCCAGCTGGGGATAGGAATGGCATTCCAAAAAATGCCGACAATACCAGGGGTCCAACTTCAAACTCTCGGGAACTTAATTATTGAAAAACATAAAAATTCTCTATCCGTTGATGAGGTTTCGAAAAAATTAAATTGTGGTTCTCTTTTAAGCCGAAGTATCGGTCAAGGATTTTCTGGAGGAGAAGCCAAACGAGCCGAGCTTTTTCAACTTCTTTTGCATCGTCCGATTTTTTCTATGATCGACGAGCCCGAATCAGGAGTTGACCTTGATAATATATCTCTGGTAGGAAACGCCCTCCAAGAACTTTTTGAACGGCAATTAGTTAAAACTAAAAAACGATCTGGATTAATTATTACCCATACCGGTTTTATTTTAGACTATTTAAATGCTGAAATGGGGCATGTTTTAATGAATGGAAGAATAATTTGTCAAGGGAATCCCCGAGATATTTTCTCTGACATTAAACTCCATGGTTATGAAGCCTGTGCGAGGTGTGAACGATGA
- the sufB gene encoding FeS cluster assembly protein SufB produces MTNDEYFQNIKQRAEAAYNKKAALGPDIDLSEFSVCSPHERVDSIESISRSMKEAALYAGIDLLDSGNAATYVQVDRSAVFERIQKAFQGKLEIMSISQAIEKYPEVRNYYWNLIPVDFDKYTAYTELCQTEGYFIRIFAHQQINVPLQACLLMSEEASVQSVHNLIILEEGAQANINTGCASVKGNKNGLHIGVSEFYIGKNAQLTFTMVHNWGENFHVRPRTVVEMEDNSFYSSTYVLMKPLLSLQTFPKAILKGENANANFQSIIFGKESSIIDVGSNLIMKSRGCRGNSVSRVCAADQSKVYARGKLVSYHDEAQAHLECKGILFSHDSEIISVPELEVYGAPKSRLSHEAAVGPIEEEAINYLRSRGLSKEEALSLITRGFLNVDLPGVPPALKKYIEEIIKVTSQDLM; encoded by the coding sequence ATGACCAATGATGAATATTTTCAAAATATCAAACAAAGAGCAGAAGCAGCTTATAACAAAAAAGCGGCATTAGGTCCGGATATTGATCTGAGCGAATTTTCGGTATGCTCTCCCCATGAAAGGGTCGATAGTATCGAAAGCATTTCCCGATCAATGAAAGAGGCTGCCTTATATGCAGGCATTGATTTGCTGGATTCCGGAAATGCCGCAACCTATGTTCAAGTTGATCGTTCAGCTGTCTTTGAAAGGATACAAAAGGCTTTTCAGGGAAAGTTGGAAATCATGAGCATTAGCCAGGCAATTGAAAAATATCCTGAAGTAAGGAATTATTACTGGAATCTTATCCCAGTTGATTTTGATAAATATACTGCCTATACCGAACTATGCCAAACCGAAGGGTATTTTATCCGAATTTTTGCTCATCAGCAGATTAATGTTCCCCTTCAAGCTTGTTTGTTAATGTCAGAAGAAGCCAGTGTACAAAGCGTTCACAATTTAATCATCCTCGAAGAGGGAGCTCAAGCCAACATCAATACGGGATGCGCATCGGTAAAAGGAAACAAAAACGGTTTGCATATCGGGGTCAGTGAATTTTATATTGGAAAAAATGCTCAACTGACCTTTACTATGGTCCATAATTGGGGTGAAAATTTTCATGTTCGTCCCCGAACAGTAGTGGAGATGGAAGATAATTCCTTTTACAGCAGCACTTATGTGCTTATGAAACCCCTTCTTTCCCTACAGACGTTTCCTAAAGCTATTTTAAAGGGAGAAAATGCCAATGCTAATTTCCAAAGTATCATTTTTGGGAAAGAGTCATCGATTATCGATGTTGGCTCCAACCTAATAATGAAAAGCCGAGGATGCCGTGGGAATTCGGTTTCTCGAGTTTGTGCCGCCGATCAATCAAAGGTGTATGCCCGCGGGAAACTAGTCTCTTATCACGATGAAGCTCAGGCTCACTTGGAATGTAAAGGGATTCTTTTTTCCCACGATTCAGAGATTATTTCGGTACCGGAACTTGAAGTTTACGGTGCTCCTAAAAGTCGTTTATCTCATGAAGCAGCGGTTGGACCTATAGAAGAAGAAGCAATTAATTACTTACGTTCACGAGGCCTTAGCAAAGAAGAAGCTCTATCTTTGATAACCAGAGGATTTTTGAATGTTGACCTTCCTGGAGTTCCACCAGCCTTAAAAAAGTATATTGAAGAAATTATCAAGGTGACTTCGCAAGATTTAATGTAA
- the resA_3 gene encoding Thiol-disulfide oxidoreductase ResA — MKKLFLLIMALCIVVPLAVTGCMPTPPTPTPTPTPGMEKDFTLLDLNGRSFTLSDHLGKPIVLCFFMSNCPACKSEVPHLNSVHQKYVDSEELMVIGIGIRAGIAEFVQSQGVQYLVLQDDENETVSDLYGVWSVPHNVFINRQGKITRQIAQSLSESELEQYIDEIL; from the coding sequence ATGAAAAAACTTTTTCTTTTAATAATGGCTCTCTGTATAGTGGTACCATTGGCAGTAACTGGATGTATGCCAACTCCTCCCACCCCAACTCCCACACCAACTCCGGGAATGGAGAAGGATTTTACTCTGTTGGATTTAAATGGTCGTTCCTTTACCCTGAGTGACCACTTAGGAAAACCTATTGTTCTTTGCTTTTTTATGTCCAATTGTCCAGCCTGCAAAAGTGAAGTCCCTCACTTGAATTCAGTTCATCAAAAATACGTTGACAGTGAAGAGCTGATGGTGATCGGGATTGGTATCCGGGCTGGTATTGCTGAATTTGTGCAATCTCAGGGGGTTCAATACCTGGTTCTTCAGGATGATGAAAATGAAACAGTTTCAGATCTTTATGGCGTATGGAGTGTCCCTCATAATGTTTTTATTAACCGTCAGGGGAAAATCACTCGTCAAATTGCTCAATCTCTTTCGGAGAGCGAGCTGGAACAATATATCGATGAAATTTTATAG